In the Primulina tabacum isolate GXHZ01 chromosome 15, ASM2559414v2, whole genome shotgun sequence genome, CGAAGAATCCGTCACGGATGACATCTCGCTAGAACATTGTTGCGGGCTGGTACCGACATTTTCTTTAACAGGGTCGGAATTAGTATCTTCTGCGACTTTGGTGTCAACCGGGCGTCTCTTGGAGTCCCGGGAGGACTCTTGATTCTTGAGCCGTTTCTTCAATTGGGTATGCCAAACATTTTTAATTTCGTTATCCGTGCGTCCCGGCAGCCTAGCAGCAATTGCAGACCATCTGGTACACAAATTTTCGCATGAGATCACCTTCGCAGTAGTGATTGGAAaatgtttcttcttcttttattCATATgtttgtttcaaatttttgaacatTAATGAAAAGATTGGGACATTTGAAGAGTTGACAAAGCTGGTCGTGAATCCAACAAAAACACATAACCAGATCAACACTTATAAGATTTATTTATTCACTGCCATTAAAGGGAATCTCGGAGATCTTGTTGGGTAAGAGGTTCGCTAGCTAAATTCCAAGCACGGCACTTTTAAAGAGATGGGATCTATTAGTTGTTTATTTCCCTTGAAAATTACTCTCAGATTCCGTCCCAAATATATATTCATTAtctatattaatattattttatcaatctATACTTAATTCATAATAAGTTTTATATCATATTAGTTCATTCATTAATGTTTTGACTCACTTATATAATGGTTAATTATCTTATAATTAATGcatatatgtttatataaatgatttttttaatttcaatatATGATTACAATTGACATTAAATAAATGAGTACTATTAATATATTTCGATATGTAATCGATTGATTGAAAACGTGAAATATTGTGAATTTTGTTTGTAgtgagtaattttttttatatgcgTGACGTGttagaattaaattttatagtataataataatagttgtCGAGCGTGCATGCGTCGTGTTgaattaatgttttttttttttttcaaatgtcCCTCATTGTGTATGTCATTATgcattgtgtatatatatatatgattgcGACTAGTGATGTTATGAGCACCGATGGCTAAAAAATTGTAAAGaatttgaaaaacaaaaatacaaGGAATTTGACCcgatgcataaaattttgaaatattagaAAGGCCCCACTCGTTTTTCCATTACTGAAACTagttttaaacatttaaaacgaaaaaaaaaaattgaatctttttttaaaaataaaaaaatagtgaCTGTTTTACTTTGATTTCCAGTATTAGATAATTTAAAATTCCTAAACATGTATAAAAGCATTGTTTGACTCGTGAATTGAATTccaaatataatgaaatttaaaaaaaaaaaaaaaaactaagataaaataactattttttttaactcAAATTAATATAAAACTTGATTAAAAAGCGAATCCCAAACGTAGCCTAAGATTAATTATAGGATTTGATATAGCCATGATATAGTTTAGGCTTTCTTTAAAAACAAAAGAATAATTGCCTTCTCCATCGCTACATTTTCAAGAAAGTCGTTTCATCAAAACAAACCTACAAGAAACACAGAAAACAAACCAAACATATCCtatgttttttgttttgttgtCATCACTTTCAATGGATACTACTAAATCTTGGTGGTGACATATACAGAGTAGATTAAATTttgtgcggaacgtaatgatgTTAGAATAATTCTTCTGTTTCAAAATTAATGTTTAATCTAGAGCGTGACGGTTGAATATCTGAATTAATTGCAGTGTCTAATTAGTACATACCTGTTACCGAGCATTTCATGCAAGTTAATGAtggtttcttcttcttctttgctGAAATTTCCTCTCTTAATGTCTGGCCTCAAATAGTTGATCCACCTAAGTCTGCAACTCTTGCCACATCTCAAAAGACCTGCGTAAAACATCAATTATAACACGAACAACAAAAACAATCTTAGTCGCAGGAATATCATGAAAAGGAAAGAAACCCTtttcagaaatatgatttcattATTCAAAAAAGAGTTGATTTCTTGATTAGAAAGGAGTTATAAACTTGAGTGAACCTGCTTGTTTGGGGAGTGCCCGCCAATTGGCATGCCCGTTTCTCTGAATAAAAGAGACCAAAACCTGATCTTCCTCGGGGCTCCAAGGCCCTTTCTTGAGTCCTGTTTTCTCACAGCAAGGCGCTCTCACCATtgcttgatgattttatgggcACCTTTATTTTGCTTCTCTTTCTCAAATATATCTGCGTGTGTTGATTTCCCTGCTTTGATTTGtcactctttttttttctctctcctTGGAAATTAGGAATAAGCCTGCTGCATATGACAAAGGTGGGTATTTATTATCCCAGCACTGTTCGAGTACACAGCGCAGCATCTTTCTCGTACATGCAAATTGATACTAATTTGGAGCATATTCTGATCTCCCataattctttttaaaaatctgaTATATTAATTCTACTAATTATTTCGTGAATCATATATGTTAATTATcgttaaaagtaaaaaaatataatataattattggcttcaaggaaaaaaaagaaagtaatcaattattgtttttaaaatatttaatttgtgcATGCAGTTTTTGTTCTTTTATAAAGCATTGTCGGTGGCACATatataacattaaaaaaaatcgcTCTCCTATGCTCTTGTCTAATGTT is a window encoding:
- the LOC142526862 gene encoding transcription factor MYB30-like yields the protein MVRAPCCEKTGLKKGPWSPEEDQVLVSFIQRNGHANWRALPKQAGLLRCGKSCRLRWINYLRPDIKRGNFSKEEEETIINLHEMLGNRWSAIAARLPGRTDNEIKNVWHTQLKKRLKNQESSRDSKRRPVDTKVAEDTNSDPVKENVGTSPQQCSSEMSSVTDSSTGKKKMVFIKDEEIDYSSEYFPRIDESFWSEELSIHQVECPSPLNPIQNVEIGSRSDDSLKFWYNLLSRDGDIQDLPEF